From a region of the Streptacidiphilus albus JL83 genome:
- a CDS encoding winged helix-turn-helix transcriptional regulator, which produces MARECSGAGEAMTRVFALLGKRWTGIVLAVLMQGEARFAELRRSVPGISERMLSDRLSELAAAGLVVREVVPGPPLGVNYRLTTAGTALGPAMGALGAWAEEHLADGVPPAATECPEANRPS; this is translated from the coding sequence ATGGCACGGGAATGCAGCGGCGCGGGCGAGGCCATGACACGGGTCTTCGCCCTTCTGGGGAAGCGCTGGACCGGCATCGTCCTGGCCGTCCTCATGCAGGGCGAGGCCCGATTCGCGGAGCTGCGCCGGTCGGTCCCGGGCATCAGCGAGCGGATGCTGTCGGACCGGCTGTCGGAGCTGGCCGCCGCCGGGCTGGTGGTCCGCGAGGTCGTGCCGGGTCCCCCACTGGGCGTCAACTACCGCCTCACCACGGCCGGCACCGCCCTCGGCCCGGCGATGGGCGCCCTCGGCGCCTGGGCCGAGGAACACCTCGCCGACGGCGTGCCCCCGGCCGCCACCGAGTGCCCCGAGGCGAACCGGCCGTCCTGA
- a CDS encoding DoxX family protein, translating into MFVATAVLSSLLALVFLGAGSSKVAKVQMQRDNAEHLGFSIGAYQRIGALQIAGAIGLVAGLWVAPLGVAAALGLTLMMVGAFVYHVRAQDKPAMFAPALVLAVLAALALSLRLVTA; encoded by the coding sequence GTGTTCGTCGCCACCGCCGTCCTGTCCTCGTTGCTCGCCCTGGTCTTCCTCGGCGCCGGGTCGAGCAAGGTCGCCAAAGTCCAGATGCAGCGCGACAACGCCGAGCACCTCGGCTTCAGCATCGGCGCCTACCAGCGCATCGGCGCGCTGCAGATAGCCGGCGCGATCGGACTGGTGGCCGGCCTCTGGGTGGCCCCGCTCGGCGTCGCCGCCGCCCTCGGGCTGACCCTGATGATGGTCGGCGCGTTCGTCTACCACGTCCGGGCCCAGGACAAGCCCGCGATGTTCGCCCCCGCGCTGGTCCTCGCGGTGCTGGCGGCCCTCGCCCTGTCGCTGCGGCTGGTCACCGCCTGA
- a CDS encoding DUF1990 family protein, with translation MPGFSYPEVGATRDGGAELPVGYAQLRHRTRVGSGPAAFAAAGEAVLTWRMHRAAGVRITAASARAEAGARVLVRLGPGPFALAAPCEVVWTVAEPRRTGFAYGTLPGHPECGEESFTVEQDDDGGVWFAVVAFSRPARWFTRAAGPLVPVFQRLYVRRCGSVLRGLVRADTEADSGADTGADSGAGSGAGSGAGLRR, from the coding sequence ATGCCCGGGTTCAGCTATCCAGAGGTCGGCGCGACCCGCGACGGCGGTGCGGAACTGCCGGTCGGCTACGCGCAGTTGCGCCACCGCACCCGGGTCGGCAGCGGTCCGGCCGCCTTCGCGGCGGCCGGCGAAGCGGTGCTGACCTGGCGGATGCACCGCGCCGCCGGGGTGCGGATCACCGCCGCGTCCGCGCGCGCCGAGGCCGGCGCCCGCGTCCTGGTCCGGCTCGGCCCCGGGCCGTTCGCCCTGGCCGCGCCGTGCGAGGTGGTGTGGACGGTGGCGGAACCGCGCCGCACCGGCTTCGCCTACGGCACCCTGCCGGGCCATCCGGAGTGCGGCGAGGAGTCCTTCACCGTGGAGCAGGACGACGACGGCGGGGTCTGGTTCGCGGTCGTCGCCTTCAGCCGTCCGGCCCGCTGGTTCACCCGCGCCGCCGGTCCGCTGGTCCCGGTGTTCCAGCGGCTCTATGTCCGCCGCTGCGGATCGGTGCTGCGCGGCCTCGTCCGGGCGGACACCGAGGCGGACAGCGGGGCGGACACCGGGGCGGACAGCGGGGCCGGGAGCGGGGCGGGCAGCGGGGCCGGGCTCAGGCGGTGA
- a CDS encoding DUF4184 family protein, translating to MPFTFSHPAAVLPFLPVLRDGSGRGPLIASAMVAGSLAPDVPFFVDSLLPGTYGLGAATHRPWAVPTLDVAIAAALVAGWHGLLREPLVALLPDRWGDRAEALTAPLGKPDPYDAAWFTASAALGALTHVGLDAFTHTGRTGERLVPVLRGKVAGVAVPLALQWGTSAVGLGLLASAGNRLLAEVTPVPRRITLSPAVRRSATAFVGAGAALGLAHRLLRDLPKASARPSLSGLVAAGTFGAGTGAAVAAGVYALATRLALRAGGAAGTDREQSPRR from the coding sequence GTGCCGTTCACCTTCAGTCACCCGGCAGCCGTGCTGCCCTTCCTGCCCGTGCTGCGCGACGGCAGCGGACGCGGTCCGCTGATCGCCTCCGCCATGGTCGCGGGCTCGCTGGCGCCCGACGTCCCCTTCTTCGTGGACTCCCTGCTGCCGGGGACCTACGGCCTCGGGGCCGCCACCCACCGGCCCTGGGCCGTCCCGACCCTGGACGTCGCCATCGCCGCCGCGCTGGTCGCCGGTTGGCACGGACTGCTGCGCGAGCCGCTGGTCGCCCTGCTGCCGGACCGCTGGGGGGACCGGGCCGAGGCGCTCACCGCGCCGCTCGGCAAGCCCGACCCCTACGACGCGGCCTGGTTCACCGCCTCCGCCGCGCTGGGGGCGCTGACCCATGTCGGCCTGGACGCCTTCACCCATACGGGCCGGACCGGCGAACGGCTGGTCCCGGTGCTGCGCGGGAAGGTCGCCGGGGTGGCGGTGCCGCTGGCCCTCCAGTGGGGCACCTCGGCGGTCGGCCTGGGCCTGCTCGCGTCCGCCGGCAACCGGCTGCTGGCCGAGGTGACGCCGGTCCCGCGCCGGATCACGCTGAGCCCGGCCGTGCGCCGGAGCGCGACCGCCTTCGTCGGCGCGGGGGCGGCGCTCGGGCTCGCCCATCGGCTGCTCCGGGACCTGCCGAAGGCGTCGGCGCGGCCCTCGCTGTCCGGCCTGGTGGCCGCCGGCACCTTCGGTGCGGGGACGGGCGCGGCGGTCGCCGCCGGCGTCTACGCGCTCGCGACGCGACTCGCCCTGCGCGCCGGAGGCGCGGCGGGGACCGATCGGGAGCAGTCGCCCCGCCGCTGA
- a CDS encoding geranylgeranyl reductase family protein, whose amino-acid sequence MTQNQGPSGEQNLSSEDFSEPCDADELTGVWDVVVVGAGPAGSSAAYAAASAATAGYESRRVLLLDKAAPPRYKTCGGGIIGPSRDALPPGFQLPLKDRVHAITFTMDGKLARTRRSKQMLFGLVNRDEFDQRLVQCAEKAGAVLVTGVTVTGVQQEEDGGLATVVLQDGRTVTARCVVGADGSAGRVGAHVGVVFDQVDLGLEAEIPVPPSVAAAWAGRVLLDWGSLSGSYGWVFPKGDSLTVGVIAARGKGAETRAYLREFIVRLGLSGFTPSIESGHLTRCRSDDSPLTRGRVLVAGDAAGLLEPWTREGISYALRSGRLAGEWAAQLADAQDATDVRRQALNYTFAIKADLGVEMRVGRKLMKAFERRPRAFHVAAIGLRPAWRAFARVTQGHTTFAGLTRSHGLGRQTIDLLTRRLTS is encoded by the coding sequence GTGACGCAGAACCAGGGCCCGAGCGGCGAACAGAACCTGTCCAGCGAAGACTTCAGCGAGCCCTGTGATGCGGACGAACTGACCGGTGTGTGGGACGTGGTGGTCGTCGGCGCGGGCCCGGCCGGCTCCTCGGCGGCCTACGCGGCGGCCTCCGCAGCCACCGCCGGCTACGAGAGCCGACGGGTGCTGCTGCTCGACAAGGCCGCCCCGCCCCGCTACAAGACCTGCGGCGGCGGCATCATCGGCCCCTCCCGCGACGCGCTGCCGCCCGGCTTCCAGCTGCCGCTGAAGGACCGCGTCCATGCGATCACCTTCACCATGGACGGCAAGCTGGCCCGCACCCGACGCTCCAAGCAGATGCTGTTCGGGCTGGTCAACCGGGACGAGTTCGACCAGCGGCTGGTCCAGTGCGCCGAGAAGGCGGGCGCGGTGCTGGTCACCGGAGTGACCGTCACCGGCGTCCAGCAGGAGGAGGACGGGGGCCTGGCGACCGTCGTCCTGCAGGACGGCCGCACCGTCACCGCGCGCTGCGTGGTCGGCGCGGACGGCAGCGCCGGTCGCGTCGGCGCGCACGTCGGCGTCGTCTTCGACCAGGTCGACCTCGGCCTGGAGGCCGAGATCCCGGTGCCGCCGTCGGTCGCCGCCGCCTGGGCCGGCCGGGTGCTGCTGGACTGGGGCTCGCTGTCCGGCTCCTACGGCTGGGTCTTCCCCAAGGGCGACAGCCTCACCGTCGGCGTGATCGCCGCGCGCGGCAAGGGCGCCGAGACCCGGGCCTACCTCAGGGAGTTCATCGTCCGGCTGGGGCTGTCCGGTTTCACCCCCTCGATCGAGTCCGGCCACCTCACCCGGTGCCGTTCCGACGACTCCCCGCTCACCAGGGGCCGGGTGCTGGTCGCCGGTGACGCCGCCGGACTGCTGGAGCCGTGGACCCGCGAGGGCATCTCCTACGCGCTGCGCTCCGGACGGCTCGCGGGGGAGTGGGCCGCGCAGCTCGCCGATGCCCAGGACGCCACCGACGTCCGCCGGCAGGCGCTCAACTACACCTTCGCCATCAAGGCCGACCTGGGCGTGGAGATGCGGGTCGGACGCAAGCTGATGAAGGCCTTCGAGCGCCGCCCCCGGGCCTTCCACGTCGCCGCGATCGGGCTGCGCCCGGCGTGGCGGGCCTTCGCCCGGGTCACCCAGGGACACACCACGTTCGCCGGGCTCACCCGTTCGCACGGTCTCGGCCGGCAGACCATCGACCTGCTCACCCGGCGGCTCACCTCCTAG
- a CDS encoding sensor histidine kinase, translating into MNWHRDRHGDRRGERRELRREAHREERAERWAERWAQRGHRQRNPVFVPLFVAVAQVFGTHVAAHGQTSRHGVDALCYVLLLAGPVMLVFRSRRPVAVCAGTAAVTVVYLLLRYPYGPVFLSLSVGFVCAVVAGHRRAAWLSVGAAYLAHLGVVLGTHRFAWRTETALLVWILLVVLAVEVIRSRIEHRDQWRQARAERQQRIADEQRIEVARELHDVLAHSISLINIQAGVALELLDDDPEQARTALTTIKQTSKDALGEVRQVLGTLRAPGSAAPRRPAPGLDRLGELVEQASAAGLTVRQHTEGEPRPLPQGVELAAFRIVQEALTNIIRHSSAREAEVLVAYRAAELLVRVRDPGPVSATGGPRAGGSGSGLVGMRERVAALGGSVRAERRAAGFEVEALLPTGPDTPSEPSERKQGDHR; encoded by the coding sequence ATGAACTGGCACCGAGACCGGCACGGGGACCGGCGCGGGGAGCGCCGCGAGCTGCGGCGGGAAGCGCACCGGGAGGAGCGGGCCGAGCGCTGGGCGGAGCGCTGGGCGCAGCGCGGGCACCGGCAGCGGAACCCGGTGTTCGTCCCGCTCTTCGTCGCCGTCGCCCAGGTGTTCGGCACGCATGTGGCGGCGCACGGCCAGACCTCCCGGCACGGGGTCGACGCCCTCTGCTACGTCCTGCTGCTGGCCGGGCCGGTCATGCTGGTGTTCCGGAGCCGTCGGCCGGTGGCCGTCTGCGCGGGGACGGCGGCGGTGACGGTGGTGTACCTGCTGCTGCGCTACCCCTACGGCCCGGTCTTCCTCAGCCTCTCCGTCGGCTTCGTCTGCGCGGTCGTCGCGGGCCACCGCCGGGCGGCCTGGCTCTCGGTGGGCGCCGCCTACCTCGCCCACCTCGGGGTCGTCCTGGGCACCCACCGGTTCGCCTGGCGCACGGAGACGGCGCTGCTGGTCTGGATCCTGCTGGTGGTGCTGGCCGTCGAGGTGATCCGCAGCCGGATCGAGCACCGCGACCAGTGGCGCCAGGCCCGCGCGGAACGCCAGCAGCGGATCGCCGACGAGCAGCGGATCGAGGTCGCCCGGGAGCTGCACGACGTGCTCGCCCACAGCATCTCGCTGATCAACATCCAGGCGGGGGTGGCGCTGGAACTGCTGGACGACGATCCGGAGCAGGCCCGCACCGCGCTCACCACCATCAAGCAGACCAGCAAGGACGCCCTGGGCGAGGTCCGCCAGGTGCTGGGCACGCTGCGCGCGCCGGGCAGCGCCGCGCCCCGGAGGCCGGCGCCGGGCCTGGACCGGCTCGGCGAGCTGGTCGAGCAGGCCTCGGCGGCCGGGCTGACGGTGCGGCAGCACACCGAGGGCGAGCCCCGGCCACTGCCGCAGGGGGTGGAACTGGCGGCGTTCCGCATCGTCCAGGAGGCGCTGACCAACATCATCCGGCACTCCTCGGCCCGCGAGGCGGAGGTGCTGGTGGCCTACCGGGCGGCCGAGCTGCTGGTCCGGGTGCGCGACCCGGGGCCGGTGTCGGCCACCGGCGGGCCCCGGGCCGGCGGCTCCGGCAGCGGCCTGGTGGGGATGCGGGAGCGGGTCGCGGCGCTCGGCGGCAGCGTCAGGGCGGAGCGCAGGGCGGCTGGCTTCGAGGTCGAGGCGCTGCTGCCGACCGGCCCGGACACACCGTCAGAACCTTCCGAACGAAAGCAAGGGGACCACCGATGA
- a CDS encoding response regulator transcription factor, producing the protein MIRVLLADDQALVRAGFRALLDAQPDIQVVAEADDGLAAVRLARELVPDVVLMDIRMPQQDGLVATRLISADPALAAVRVVVLTTFELDEYVFEALRAGAAGFLVKDTEPAELVRAVRAVNGGDGLLSPGVTRRLIAEFAARSKEPEQSEPLARLTDREREVLALVGLGLSNDEIAGRLVVSPLTAKTHVSRTMVKLGARDRAQLVVLAYESGLVRPGWLG; encoded by the coding sequence ATGATCCGGGTACTGCTCGCCGACGACCAGGCCCTGGTGCGGGCCGGCTTCCGGGCGCTGCTGGACGCCCAGCCCGACATCCAGGTCGTCGCCGAGGCGGACGACGGCCTCGCGGCCGTCCGGCTGGCCCGGGAACTGGTGCCGGACGTGGTGCTGATGGACATCCGGATGCCCCAGCAGGACGGGCTGGTCGCCACCCGGCTGATCTCGGCGGACCCGGCCCTGGCCGCCGTCCGGGTGGTCGTGCTGACCACCTTCGAGCTGGACGAGTACGTGTTCGAGGCGCTGCGGGCGGGGGCGGCGGGCTTCCTGGTGAAGGACACCGAGCCGGCCGAACTGGTCCGCGCGGTGCGGGCGGTGAACGGCGGCGACGGCCTGTTGTCGCCCGGGGTGACCCGGCGGCTGATCGCGGAGTTCGCCGCCCGCTCCAAGGAACCCGAGCAGTCCGAACCGCTGGCGCGGCTCACCGACCGGGAGCGCGAGGTGCTGGCCCTGGTCGGCCTGGGGCTGTCCAACGACGAGATCGCCGGACGGCTGGTGGTCAGCCCGCTCACCGCGAAGACCCATGTCAGCCGGACCATGGTGAAGCTGGGCGCCCGCGACCGGGCGCAGCTGGTCGTGCTGGCGTACGAGTCCGGCCTGGTCCGTCCCGGCTGGCTGGGCTGA
- a CDS encoding DUF389 domain-containing protein: MMHLRLIVPPESEQRVREHLDSSPGVVHIAVLAGSASRPEGRVILCDVVREAAEELLAELRALGLDQGGVMVMTDAGLVLSEQADRAEAETPGEGADAVLWESVVGITHEESTLSGTYLTFMSVATMLAACGVLLDNSILIVGAMVVGPDFGPLAGVCVAIVRRLPRAMLRSLTALVAGFLAAMATTWLFTLLMDGLGLFTRAQFEAPRPATAFIWQPDAFSVVVAALAGIVGMLSLTSAKSAALVGVAISVTTVPAAANAAVGLAYGAVDQAWGSFVQLGINLAGIMISGSATLFVQQRMQDRVRRRALRTG; this comes from the coding sequence ATGATGCACCTGCGCCTGATCGTCCCGCCCGAGTCGGAGCAGCGGGTGCGCGAGCATCTGGACTCCTCCCCGGGCGTCGTGCACATCGCGGTCCTGGCCGGCAGCGCCAGCCGGCCGGAGGGCCGGGTGATCCTCTGCGACGTGGTGCGCGAGGCGGCGGAGGAACTGCTGGCCGAGCTGCGGGCGCTGGGGCTGGACCAGGGCGGCGTGATGGTGATGACCGACGCCGGCCTGGTGCTGTCCGAGCAGGCCGACCGGGCCGAGGCGGAGACACCCGGCGAGGGCGCGGACGCCGTGCTCTGGGAGTCGGTCGTCGGCATCACCCACGAGGAGTCGACCCTCAGCGGCACCTATCTGACCTTCATGTCCGTCGCCACCATGCTGGCCGCCTGCGGCGTGCTCCTGGACAACTCCATCCTGATCGTCGGGGCGATGGTGGTCGGACCGGACTTCGGCCCGCTGGCGGGGGTGTGCGTGGCGATCGTGCGGCGGCTGCCGCGGGCGATGCTCCGCTCGCTGACGGCGCTGGTGGCCGGCTTCCTGGCGGCGATGGCGACGACCTGGCTGTTCACCCTGCTGATGGACGGTCTGGGCCTGTTCACCCGGGCCCAGTTCGAGGCCCCGCGCCCGGCGACCGCGTTCATCTGGCAGCCCGACGCCTTCTCGGTGGTGGTGGCGGCGCTGGCGGGCATCGTCGGGATGCTCTCGCTGACCTCGGCGAAGTCCGCCGCCCTGGTCGGCGTCGCGATCTCGGTCACCACCGTCCCGGCGGCGGCCAACGCGGCCGTGGGGCTGGCCTACGGCGCGGTCGACCAGGCCTGGGGGTCCTTCGTCCAGCTCGGGATCAACCTGGCCGGGATCATGATCTCCGGCAGCGCCACCCTCTTCGTCCAGCAGCGGATGCAGGACCGGGTCCGGCGCCGCGCGCTGCGCACCGGCTGA
- a CDS encoding enoyl-CoA hydratase family protein, which produces MSDPTSKPEPTPVPETDAPRLVRYRVEQAVATLTLDSPANRNALSARLVAELEQGLAEAGKDPEVRAVVLDHSGGTFCAGADLSEATSGDPTANPRRLVGLMRALVEFAKPVVARVDGHVRAGGLGLLGGCDLVIAGPTSTFAFTEVRLGLAPAAISLPLLPRLDPRGAARWFLTGSVFDAAEAQRIGLVSEAAADTAPALAAVLDAFRKCSPQGLAETKRLVTAEVLRTFERDGESMVAQSALLFGSEEAREGMLSFLERRPPRWVPGD; this is translated from the coding sequence ATGTCGGACCCGACGTCAAAGCCCGAGCCCACGCCCGTCCCCGAGACCGACGCCCCGCGCCTGGTCCGGTACCGGGTCGAGCAGGCCGTCGCCACGCTCACGCTGGACTCCCCGGCCAACCGCAACGCGCTCTCGGCCCGGCTGGTCGCCGAGCTGGAGCAGGGGCTGGCCGAGGCGGGCAAGGATCCGGAGGTGCGGGCCGTCGTGCTGGACCACTCCGGCGGGACCTTCTGCGCCGGCGCGGACCTCTCCGAGGCGACCAGCGGCGACCCGACCGCCAACCCGCGCCGCCTGGTCGGCCTGATGCGGGCGCTGGTGGAGTTCGCCAAGCCGGTGGTGGCCCGGGTGGACGGCCATGTCCGGGCCGGCGGCCTCGGCCTGCTCGGCGGCTGCGACCTGGTCATCGCCGGGCCCACGTCGACCTTCGCCTTCACCGAGGTCAGGCTCGGACTCGCGCCGGCCGCGATCTCGCTGCCACTGCTGCCCCGGCTGGACCCGCGCGGCGCGGCCCGCTGGTTCCTCACCGGCTCCGTCTTCGACGCCGCCGAGGCCCAGCGGATCGGCCTGGTCTCCGAGGCGGCGGCGGACACCGCGCCCGCGCTGGCGGCGGTCCTGGACGCCTTCCGCAAGTGCTCGCCGCAGGGCCTCGCCGAGACCAAGCGGCTGGTCACGGCCGAGGTGCTGCGCACCTTCGAACGCGACGGCGAGTCGATGGTCGCCCAGTCCGCGCTGCTCTTCGGCTCCGAGGAGGCCCGCGAGGGCATGCTCTCCTTCCTGGAGCGCCGCCCGCCCAGGTGGGTCCCCGGCGACTGA
- a CDS encoding NUDIX hydrolase → MAATVLDSLTVPWVRPSHRMDIVLSPDLPEGYEVTTAFVIALDAADRMLLSRVDRPGRGWSVPGGHLDAGETPVVAAARELAEEGGLELPPERLTLIGGQQITLLVPRPADYHYPARAYMAFYAVRLDGPGEPTSPDPDSECGAAEWVDRDEVVRRTSGADWLPLLTALLDRPTTG, encoded by the coding sequence ATGGCTGCGACCGTGCTCGACTCCCTGACCGTGCCCTGGGTCCGTCCGTCGCACCGGATGGACATCGTGCTCAGTCCGGACCTTCCGGAGGGCTACGAGGTCACCACGGCCTTCGTGATAGCCCTGGACGCCGCCGACCGGATGCTGCTGAGCCGGGTGGACCGCCCGGGACGCGGCTGGAGCGTCCCGGGCGGACACCTCGACGCGGGGGAGACGCCGGTGGTCGCCGCCGCTCGGGAACTCGCGGAGGAGGGCGGGCTGGAACTCCCGCCCGAGCGGCTGACCCTGATCGGCGGCCAGCAGATCACCCTGCTGGTGCCCAGGCCGGCCGACTACCACTACCCGGCGCGGGCGTACATGGCCTTCTACGCCGTCCGCCTCGACGGCCCCGGCGAGCCGACCAGCCCGGACCCCGACTCCGAGTGCGGCGCGGCCGAGTGGGTCGACCGGGACGAGGTCGTCCGGCGCACCTCGGGGGCCGACTGGCTGCCGCTGCTGACCGCGCTGCTCGACCGACCGACGACGGGCTGA
- a CDS encoding LysE family translocator, whose translation MIGTNALLGVSAVALGMVLTPGPNMMYLVSRSITQGRRAGLLSLAGVAVGFLAYLSAANLGLSVVFLAVPELYAAVKLAGAGYLVWLAWKALRPGGLSVFAPQALAPDPPRRLFAMGLLTNLLNPKIAVMYLSLIPQFIRPGAGSALVQGFTLGGVQIAVSLAVNLGIVLAAGSIAAFLADRPGWLRAQRYLMGTVLGLLAVKLATERSTAAPV comes from the coding sequence ATGATCGGAACCAACGCGCTGCTCGGTGTCTCCGCCGTGGCCCTCGGCATGGTGCTCACGCCCGGCCCCAACATGATGTACCTGGTCTCCCGGAGCATCACCCAGGGGCGGCGGGCCGGGCTGCTCTCGCTGGCCGGGGTCGCCGTCGGCTTCCTGGCCTACCTCAGCGCCGCCAACCTGGGCCTCTCCGTGGTCTTCCTCGCCGTCCCGGAACTGTACGCGGCGGTGAAGCTGGCGGGCGCCGGCTACCTGGTCTGGCTGGCCTGGAAGGCGCTGCGCCCGGGCGGCCTCTCGGTCTTCGCGCCGCAGGCCCTCGCCCCCGACCCGCCCCGACGGCTGTTCGCCATGGGGCTGCTGACCAATCTGCTGAACCCGAAGATCGCGGTGATGTACCTCTCGCTGATCCCCCAGTTCATCCGCCCCGGTGCGGGCAGCGCGCTGGTACAGGGCTTCACCCTGGGCGGTGTGCAGATCGCCGTCAGCCTGGCCGTCAACCTCGGCATCGTGCTGGCGGCGGGCAGCATCGCCGCCTTCCTGGCCGACCGCCCCGGCTGGTTGCGGGCCCAGCGCTACCTGATGGGCACCGTCCTGGGCCTGCTGGCCGTGAAGCTGGCGACGGAGCGTTCGACGGCAGCCCCGGTCTGA
- a CDS encoding ribose-phosphate diphosphokinase → MRDIAVFSGSAHPELAAEVCAHLGVPLSPVRVNRFANDCLEVQLQANCRERDVFLVQPLVTPVQENLVELLLMCDAARGASAGRITVVMPHYAYARSDKKDAPRISIGGRLVADLLVASGASRVLAMTLHSPQVHGFFSVPVDHLHALRELAEHFRRYDLSRTTVVSPDLGNAKEAAAFARLLGVQVAAGAKQRFADDRVSISAVIGEIAGRDIIVLDDEIAKGSTVIELLDRLRELGARSIRVACTHGLFTAGALKRLSDQPDVLEIVCTNTVPIPDGERTAKLQVLSIAPALAEAVRRIHNGESVSALFDPS, encoded by the coding sequence GTGCGAGACATCGCCGTTTTCAGCGGCAGTGCCCACCCGGAGCTGGCGGCCGAGGTCTGCGCGCACCTGGGCGTGCCGCTCAGCCCGGTACGGGTGAACCGGTTCGCCAACGACTGCCTTGAGGTCCAACTGCAGGCCAACTGCCGTGAGCGGGACGTCTTCCTGGTCCAACCGCTGGTCACCCCGGTCCAGGAGAACCTGGTCGAGCTGCTGCTGATGTGCGACGCCGCGCGCGGCGCGTCGGCGGGCCGGATCACCGTGGTCATGCCGCACTACGCCTACGCCCGCTCGGACAAGAAGGACGCTCCGCGGATCTCCATCGGCGGCCGGCTGGTGGCCGACCTGCTGGTCGCCTCGGGGGCGAGCCGGGTGCTGGCGATGACGCTGCACTCGCCGCAGGTGCACGGCTTCTTCTCGGTGCCGGTGGACCACCTGCACGCACTGCGCGAGCTGGCCGAGCACTTCCGCCGCTACGACCTCTCGCGGACCACCGTCGTCTCGCCCGACCTGGGCAACGCCAAGGAGGCGGCAGCCTTCGCCCGGCTGCTGGGCGTCCAGGTCGCCGCCGGGGCCAAGCAGCGCTTCGCCGACGACCGGGTGAGCATCAGCGCGGTCATCGGCGAGATCGCGGGCCGCGACATCATCGTCCTGGACGACGAGATCGCCAAGGGCAGCACGGTGATCGAACTGCTGGACCGGCTGCGGGAGCTGGGCGCCCGTTCGATCCGGGTCGCCTGCACCCACGGGCTGTTCACCGCCGGCGCGCTCAAGCGCCTCTCGGACCAGCCCGACGTGCTGGAGATCGTCTGCACCAACACCGTGCCGATCCCGGACGGGGAGCGCACCGCGAAGCTGCAGGTGCTGTCGATCGCCCCGGCGCTGGCCGAGGCCGTCCGCCGGATCCACAACGGCGAGTCGGTGAGCGCCCTGTTCGACCCCTCCTGA
- a CDS encoding phosphotransferase, producing the protein MSTFASMLDTRTGSVFVKATPADSPTAWTYRHEARVTAAAPLAPPLLWQAEGGGWLLYGYGALAGWHPSFAPDSPDLRPVVYALTVVSGHPWPIEVSKKPLSDRLARFMPPGSEGALDGSTLAHTDTGEFNLLVTGSGVRLIDWALSCPGPEWTDAALLVPRLIAAGHTPEQADYVARHVPAYRDADPARMSIFARTIHAFWASRTADAPLPQRVRLTEAAERWMLTRVRP; encoded by the coding sequence ATGTCCACCTTTGCGAGCATGCTGGACACCCGAACGGGCTCCGTCTTCGTCAAGGCCACCCCGGCGGACAGTCCGACAGCGTGGACCTACCGGCACGAAGCGCGCGTGACCGCTGCCGCGCCGCTGGCCCCGCCGCTGCTCTGGCAGGCCGAGGGCGGAGGCTGGCTGCTCTACGGGTACGGCGCACTCGCGGGCTGGCATCCGAGCTTCGCCCCTGACTCCCCGGACCTGCGACCGGTGGTCTATGCGCTGACGGTCGTGTCGGGCCACCCGTGGCCGATCGAGGTCAGCAAGAAGCCGCTCAGTGACCGCCTGGCCCGGTTCATGCCCCCCGGTAGCGAGGGGGCACTCGACGGCAGCACGCTGGCCCACACCGATACGGGCGAGTTCAATCTCCTGGTCACTGGCTCCGGCGTCCGGCTGATCGACTGGGCACTGTCCTGCCCGGGGCCGGAATGGACAGATGCGGCGCTGCTCGTCCCCCGGCTGATCGCGGCGGGACACACCCCGGAGCAAGCCGACTACGTGGCCCGGCATGTCCCGGCCTACCGCGACGCGGACCCGGCCCGGATGAGCATCTTCGCCCGGACCATCCATGCGTTCTGGGCCAGCCGCACGGCAGACGCCCCCCTCCCCCAGCGCGTACGGCTCACGGAGGCCGCGGAGCGGTGGATGCTGACCCGCGTACGTCCCTGA
- a CDS encoding glycine-rich domain-containing protein, translating to MSESTSFVSAGADPRTLIRPEVRTLVITTMRAQHPEVAEERAELGVGQMAAFLTACATNDRPLSPSPEVDDYWHAFVLNTEAYMDWCAESFGKMVHHKPGYLDPEEHGGGKVLRARAIDAIAGLGFLLEPDFWPEIELADCSQCHANCHDSPFAGHKG from the coding sequence ATGAGTGAGAGCACATCCTTTGTGTCGGCGGGCGCTGACCCGCGCACGCTCATCCGCCCGGAGGTCCGCACCCTGGTCATCACCACCATGCGGGCGCAGCACCCGGAGGTGGCCGAGGAGCGCGCAGAGCTGGGAGTCGGGCAGATGGCGGCGTTCCTGACCGCCTGCGCCACCAACGACCGGCCGCTCAGCCCCTCGCCCGAGGTGGACGACTACTGGCACGCGTTCGTCCTCAACACCGAGGCGTACATGGACTGGTGCGCGGAGTCGTTCGGCAAGATGGTGCACCACAAGCCGGGCTACCTGGACCCGGAGGAGCACGGCGGCGGCAAGGTGCTGCGGGCCCGCGCCATCGACGCCATCGCTGGTTTGGGGTTCCTGCTCGAACCGGACTTCTGGCCGGAGATCGAACTGGCGGACTGCTCGCAGTGTCACGCCAACTGCCATGACAGCCCGTTCGCTGGCCACAAGGGCTGA